One stretch of Argiope bruennichi chromosome 3, qqArgBrue1.1, whole genome shotgun sequence DNA includes these proteins:
- the LOC129964003 gene encoding transmembrane protein 33-like, whose translation MSEGESSQNPPRQGFQAAINHMLESKIDSLLWLTRLGTIMFTIFSMIPLFGINPYTSYQRALMSSAATSALRLHQRMPRIQFTREFGAMLLMEDSCHYLLYSILFIISSPITLSLLPVFLFAVLHSVHYSVVILNKLGQLNLARSLAATAENHQQNILKLVAFTEVCLMPITIIWLLSGKGSLLAPFAYYRFLTFRYASRRNPYTRNVFREMRIVLEAFANTPGRNVSMRNMCYKIINYTSYLAPPIPAQQ comes from the exons atgagCGAAGGCGAATCAAGTCAAAATCCTCCCCGGCAAGGCTTTCAAGCAGCAATT AACCACATGCTTGAAAGTAAAATTGATTCCTTATTATGGTTAACTAGATTGGGCACAATAATGTTCACTATTTTTTCGATGATACCATTGTTTGG tataaatccATATACAAGTTATCAACGAGCTCTTATGAGTAGTGCAGCTACGAGTGCCCTTCGTTTACATCAAAGGATGCCACGAATACAATTTACTCGTGAATTTGGAGCCATGCTTTTGATGGAGGACTCATGCCACTACTTATTATATTCCATACTCTTTATAATTTCATCCCCTATTACTT TATCATTACTGCCAGTTTTTCTGTTTGCTGTTCTACATTCAGTACATTATAGTGTAGTCATCTTAAAT aaattgGGACAGTTAAATCTTGCTAGATCATTAGCTGCAACTGCAGAAAATCACCAGCAAAACATTCTCAAATTAGTGGCATTTACTGAAGTGTGCTTAATGCCTATCACTATTATATGGCTTCTAAG TGGTAAAGGGAGTTTGCTGGCACCTTTTGCGTATTATCGTTTCTTGACATTCCGTTATGCATCCCGAAGGAATCCATATACTAG aaatgtgTTTCGTGAAATGAGAATCGTTCTTGAAGCCTTTGCTAACACCCCTGGACGAAATGTGTCAATGAGAAACATGTGCTACAAAATTATCAACTATACATCCTATTTGGCACCACCCATACCAGCACAGCAGtaa
- the LOC129963830 gene encoding ubiquitin-conjugating enzyme E2 G2, with translation MAGSALRRLMAEYKQLTLNPPEGIIAGPINEENFFEWEALITGPEGTCFEGGVFPAKLIFPSDYPLSPPKMQFSCEMFHPNIYPDGRVCISILHAPGDDPMGYESSAERWSPVQSVEKILLSVVSMLAEPNDESGANVDAAKMWREDREQFNRIADRLVRKSLGLTC, from the coding sequence ATGGCTGGATCTGCTCTTCGTCGACTTATGGCTGAATACAAACAACTGACTTTGAATCCGCCTGAAGGAATAATAGCTGGACCCatcaatgaagaaaattttttcgaaTGGGAAGCTTTAATTACTGGCCCAGAGGGTACATGTTTTGAAGGTGGTGTGTTTcctgcaaaattaatatttccatcAGATTACCCTTTGAGTCCTCCAAAAATGCAATTCAGTTGTGAAATGTTCCATCCGAATATTTATCCGGATGGTCGTGTTTGTATTTCGATTCTGCATGCGCCTGGAGATGACCCCATGGGTTATGAATCGTCTGCTGAAAGATGGAGTCCTGTGCAAAGTGTGGAAAAAATCCTTTTATCTGTTGTATCTATGTTAGCAGAGCCAAATGATGAAAGTGGAGCTAATGTTGATGCTGCCAAAATGTGGAGGGAAGACAGAGAACAATTTAACAGAATTGCAGATCGTTTGGTTCGTAAATCTCTTGGGTTGACgtgttaa